One genomic segment of Aliarcobacter cibarius includes these proteins:
- a CDS encoding AEC family transporter — translation MEAILSVLPIYFFIFLGFIAKKKLKTQIDEKSLVLLSLYFLQPIMIFWGLTKEPINYEFIISPLFFLICMGSTLFLMLLYSKFIFSSKTDENIFLATALIGNTGNLGIPLGIALFGEQSVPYTSIINIANIFFMYTISIYFFARDKFNFRDSIKSIFKIPVIWFAVFALLVNYFQVPIPKEFNFALEMGAYTSLTLQLIIFGTYLYSVKVKAMPWKLSLQISFVKHILLPVISICIVVYFTNLNSMVASILIMELMMPLAVNNVNFSVVYNTKPSDVAATILVSSAIFVGLLHFYIEVIDYIIK, via the coding sequence ATAGAAGCGATACTTTCTGTACTTCCCATTTATTTTTTTATCTTTTTGGGTTTTATTGCTAAAAAAAAGTTAAAAACCCAAATAGATGAAAAATCTTTAGTTTTACTTTCTTTATATTTTCTCCAACCAATTATGATTTTTTGGGGATTAACAAAAGAACCTATAAATTATGAATTTATAATTTCTCCATTATTTTTTCTTATTTGTATGGGATCTACATTATTTTTGATGTTACTTTATTCAAAATTTATATTTTCTTCAAAAACAGATGAAAATATTTTTTTAGCAACTGCTTTAATTGGTAATACGGGAAATTTAGGAATACCACTTGGTATTGCACTTTTCGGAGAACAAAGTGTTCCATATACAAGTATAATAAACATTGCAAATATCTTTTTTATGTATACAATTTCCATATATTTTTTTGCGAGAGATAAATTTAATTTTAGAGATTCTATAAAATCTATTTTTAAAATACCAGTAATTTGGTTTGCTGTTTTTGCTCTTTTGGTAAATTATTTTCAAGTTCCAATTCCTAAGGAATTTAATTTCGCTTTAGAAATGGGCGCATATACATCTTTAACTCTACAATTAATTATTTTTGGTACATATTTGTATAGTGTTAAAGTAAAAGCAATGCCTTGGAAGTTATCATTGCAAATCAGTTTTGTTAAGCATATTCTTCTTCCAGTTATTTCTATATGTATAGTTGTTTATTTTACAAATTTAAATAGTATGGTTGCATCTATTTTGATAATGGAATTAATGATGCCACTTGCTGTAAACAATGTAAATTTCTCAGTAGTCTACAATACTAAACCTAGTGATGTTGCTGCAACTATTTTAGTTTCATCAGCAATTTTTGTTGGATTATTACATTTTTACATAGAAGTTATAGATTATATTATAAAGTGA
- the accB gene encoding acetyl-CoA carboxylase biotin carboxyl carrier protein, translating into MDFKDIKELIRVFDKSELNKLRIKEGEFEISMQRGFEGGVTAVAAAPMVQAQSPIQTSTASTSVASTPVNSEDKVSASLNGITINAPMVGTYYSSPSPDSPAFVGIGDTVRKGQTLCILEAMKIMNEVEAEFDCKIIEILVQNGSPVEYDMPIFIVEKI; encoded by the coding sequence ATGGATTTTAAAGATATCAAAGAGTTAATTAGAGTTTTCGATAAAAGCGAACTTAATAAACTAAGAATTAAAGAGGGAGAGTTTGAAATCTCTATGCAAAGAGGATTTGAAGGTGGAGTGACAGCTGTTGCTGCAGCGCCTATGGTTCAAGCTCAATCTCCTATTCAAACTTCGACAGCTTCTACTTCTGTAGCTTCTACACCAGTAAATAGTGAAGATAAAGTATCAGCATCTTTAAATGGAATTACTATAAATGCTCCAATGGTTGGAACTTATTATTCTTCTCCATCTCCTGATTCACCTGCATTCGTTGGAATTGGTGACACAGTAAGAAAAGGTCAAACTTTATGTATTTTAGAAGCTATGAAAATTATGAATGAAGTTGAAGCAGAATTTGATTGTAAAATTATTGAAATTTTAGTTCAAAATGGTTCTCCAGTAGAATATGATATGCCAATTTTCATAGTTGAAAAAATATAA
- a CDS encoding DEAD/DEAH box helicase, with protein MTFKDFNFKELLQKAIEEAGFKEPSPIQVEAIPHVLQGKDIVGQAHTGTGKTAAFGLPILNKLGKKAGEALVIVPTRELAMQVSDELFRFGKHLGINTATVYGGQSYSRQIKLLENSNVIVATPGRLLDLLRNEQINIKPNFVVLDEADEMLDMGFLDDIKDIFTYLPESRQTLLFSATMPVAIKNLAKTILKEPEFITITQANVTNVNITQTFYVVDEKERDDALIRLFDYKNPKKSIIFCRTKKDVDRLSTFLVSQGFMAKALHGDMEQKQREEAIKAFKSSKLEVLIATDVAARGLDVNDVTHVFNYHLPFDGESYVHRIGRTGRAGKDGIAISIVTPHEFRTLQRIEKTIGTKLESRVVPNISTVKQKKIDELKQTILDQEIKDYAITLVEDLKEEFDISTIAFKLASIIASKTYVKGNNNIGKSEIDIKKLTELLSKNDRGDDRNGSRNRGGRRDNFRRDRKRSDRDESSSSSRPRQRSSSSSAKPSGDRPAKTQRSRRRD; from the coding sequence GTGACTTTTAAAGATTTCAATTTTAAAGAACTACTACAAAAAGCAATAGAAGAAGCTGGATTTAAAGAACCAAGCCCTATACAAGTTGAAGCAATTCCACATGTTTTACAAGGTAAAGATATAGTTGGGCAAGCCCATACAGGAACTGGTAAAACAGCTGCATTTGGTCTTCCAATTTTAAATAAGTTAGGAAAAAAAGCTGGTGAAGCATTAGTTATTGTTCCTACAAGAGAACTTGCGATGCAAGTATCAGACGAACTTTTCAGATTTGGAAAACATTTAGGAATTAATACAGCAACAGTTTATGGAGGACAATCATACTCAAGACAGATAAAATTACTTGAGAACTCAAATGTTATTGTTGCAACACCTGGAAGACTTCTTGATTTATTAAGAAATGAACAAATTAATATAAAACCAAATTTTGTGGTTTTAGATGAAGCTGATGAAATGTTGGATATGGGATTCTTAGATGATATTAAAGATATTTTTACATACCTTCCTGAATCTAGACAAACTTTACTTTTCTCAGCAACTATGCCAGTAGCTATTAAAAATTTAGCAAAAACTATTTTAAAAGAGCCAGAATTTATAACAATTACACAAGCTAATGTAACAAATGTTAATATTACTCAAACTTTTTATGTTGTTGACGAAAAAGAAAGAGATGATGCATTAATAAGACTTTTTGATTATAAAAATCCAAAAAAATCTATTATTTTTTGTAGAACAAAAAAAGATGTTGATAGATTATCTACATTTTTAGTATCTCAAGGATTTATGGCAAAAGCTCTTCATGGTGATATGGAACAAAAACAAAGAGAAGAAGCTATAAAAGCATTTAAATCTTCAAAATTAGAAGTTTTAATAGCAACAGATGTAGCTGCAAGAGGACTAGATGTAAATGATGTAACTCACGTATTTAATTATCATCTTCCTTTTGATGGTGAATCTTATGTTCATAGAATTGGAAGAACTGGAAGAGCTGGAAAAGATGGAATTGCTATTTCAATAGTTACACCACATGAATTTAGAACTCTTCAAAGAATTGAAAAAACAATTGGTACTAAATTAGAATCAAGAGTTGTTCCAAATATATCAACTGTTAAACAGAAAAAAATTGATGAACTTAAACAAACAATTTTGGATCAAGAGATAAAAGATTATGCGATTACATTAGTTGAAGATTTAAAAGAAGAGTTTGATATCTCTACAATAGCATTTAAACTTGCTTCAATTATTGCTTCTAAAACTTATGTTAAAGGTAATAATAACATAGGTAAAAGTGAAATTGATATCAAAAAACTTACAGAACTTCTTTCTAAAAATGATAGAGGTGATGATAGAAATGGTTCTAGAAATAGAGGTGGAAGAAGAGATAACTTCAGAAGAGATAGAAAAAGAAGTGATAGAGACGAATCTAGTAGCTCTTCTAGACCTAGACAAAGAAGTTCAAGTTCATCTGCTAAACCAAGTGGTGATAGACCTGCAAAAACTCAAAGAAGTAGAAGAAGAGATTAA
- a CDS encoding acetyl-CoA carboxylase biotin carboxylase subunit, with amino-acid sequence MAEIKKILIANRGEIVQRAIRTIKEMGKKSVAIYSAGDKNASYLKHADEAVCIGGAKSSESYLNIPAIITAAEMTGCDAIFPGYGFLSENQDFVEICKLHNIKFIGPTSEVMEKMADKSKAKEEMVRAGVPVVPGSKGAVRTLEEGKRIAKEIGYPIMAKASAGGGGRGMRLIKEEAEFDHMYLAASSEALAAFGDGTMYLERFINNPRHIEVQVLGDSHGNAIHIGERDCSLQRRHQKVIEESPAILLNEETRAKLLDVAVKATKYLKYEGAGTFEFLADDKQNIYFMEMNTRLQVEHPVSEMVSGIDIIEWMIKVAEGEKLPAQETIRFKGHAIECRITAEDPNTFLPCPGKITQWMVPGGRNVRVDSHIYTNYIVPPYYDSMIGKLIVWGRDREKAINIMKRALSEFEVEGIKTNIPFHKKMMENKDFIENKYDTKYLENYKGLDSI; translated from the coding sequence ATGGCAGAAATAAAAAAGATTTTAATAGCAAATAGAGGTGAGATAGTTCAAAGAGCTATTAGAACTATTAAAGAGATGGGAAAAAAATCTGTTGCTATTTATAGTGCTGGAGATAAAAATGCCTCTTATTTAAAACATGCTGATGAAGCAGTATGTATTGGTGGAGCAAAATCAAGTGAATCATATTTAAATATTCCAGCAATTATCACTGCAGCTGAAATGACAGGGTGTGATGCAATTTTCCCAGGATATGGTTTTTTATCTGAAAATCAAGATTTTGTTGAAATTTGTAAATTACATAATATTAAATTTATTGGACCTACTTCTGAAGTTATGGAAAAAATGGCTGATAAATCTAAAGCAAAAGAAGAGATGGTAAGAGCTGGAGTACCTGTTGTTCCTGGAAGTAAAGGTGCAGTTAGAACTCTTGAAGAGGGTAAAAGAATAGCAAAAGAAATTGGTTATCCAATTATGGCTAAAGCTTCTGCCGGAGGTGGTGGTAGAGGTATGAGGCTTATTAAAGAAGAAGCTGAATTTGACCACATGTATTTAGCAGCTTCTAGTGAAGCATTAGCTGCTTTTGGTGATGGTACTATGTATCTTGAAAGATTCATAAATAATCCAAGACATATTGAAGTTCAAGTTCTTGGAGATAGTCATGGTAATGCTATTCATATAGGTGAAAGAGATTGTTCTTTACAAAGAAGACATCAAAAGGTTATTGAAGAATCACCAGCAATTTTATTAAATGAAGAGACAAGAGCTAAATTACTTGATGTTGCTGTAAAAGCTACAAAATATTTAAAATATGAAGGTGCAGGAACTTTTGAATTTTTAGCTGATGATAAACAAAATATCTACTTCATGGAAATGAATACTAGACTTCAAGTTGAACATCCAGTTTCTGAAATGGTTTCTGGAATTGATATTATTGAATGGATGATAAAAGTTGCTGAAGGTGAAAAATTACCAGCACAAGAAACTATTAGATTCAAAGGTCATGCTATTGAATGTAGAATTACTGCTGAAGATCCAAATACATTTTTACCATGTCCAGGAAAAATAACTCAATGGATGGTTCCTGGTGGAAGAAATGTAAGAGTTGATTCACATATTTATACTAATTATATAGTTCCTCCTTATTATGACTCAATGATTGGAAAACTAATTGTTTGGGGTAGAGATAGAGAAAAAGCTATAAATATAATGAAAAGAGCTTTAAGTGAATTCGAAGTTGAAGGAATTAAAACAAATATTCCATTTCATAAAAAAATGATGGAAAATAAAGATTTCATTGAAAATAAATATGATACTAAATATCTAGAGAACTATAAAGGTTTGGATAGTATTTAA
- a CDS encoding inorganic phosphate transporter gives MDMKTIHTLEKATEKSLSSFAKLTLSLLFLLAVFLWTYSSHGKVPDNTFLIIGAIFGAYMALNIGANDVANNVGPAVGAKALTLTGAIIIAAIFESAGAIIAGGDVVNTIKSGIIDINLISDKNSFIWAMTAGLLAGAIWLNFATSIGAPVSTTHAIVGGVIGAGIASAGFSILNWTSLVEIASSWVISPLLGAIVAAGFLYFIKKQIVYKEDMIGQARKFVPILIGIMTWAFCTYLILKGLKQLFNVGFFTAAGVSLILAIIGYLYTNKSIESNLENLSNDRASVNKLFTPALIFGAALLSFAHGANDVSNAIGPLAAINDAILHDGASINASVPFWIMLVGAIGLAIGLILYGPRLIKTVGSEITELDQMRAFSVAMATAVTVILASQLGLPVSSTHIAIGGVFGVGFLREALDRTEKNYVQDIREKFKKHKKELEKNQADLAKLEAVKDKNKATYIKIVDLFKKIDEIEAQVKQEKKDFKEAKGAKYVKREAVKKIIAAWLITVPASALIAAGIYYMIKGIVAV, from the coding sequence ATGGATATGAAGACCATACATACTCTTGAGAAAGCCACCGAAAAGTCTCTTTCAAGTTTTGCAAAATTAACTCTCTCTTTGCTATTTTTATTAGCAGTTTTCCTTTGGACATACTCTTCTCATGGTAAAGTACCTGATAATACTTTTTTAATAATTGGAGCTATATTTGGTGCTTATATGGCATTAAATATAGGTGCAAATGATGTTGCAAATAATGTTGGACCTGCTGTTGGTGCAAAAGCATTAACTTTAACGGGTGCCATTATAATAGCAGCTATATTTGAAAGTGCTGGTGCAATTATTGCTGGGGGAGATGTTGTAAATACTATAAAAAGTGGAATTATAGATATTAACCTAATTTCTGATAAGAATTCATTTATTTGGGCTATGACAGCAGGTCTTTTAGCTGGTGCTATTTGGTTAAATTTTGCTACTTCAATTGGAGCACCAGTTTCAACAACACACGCTATTGTTGGTGGTGTTATAGGAGCAGGAATTGCAAGTGCTGGATTTTCTATATTAAATTGGACTAGTTTAGTTGAGATTGCTTCTTCTTGGGTAATATCTCCTTTACTTGGTGCAATAGTTGCAGCAGGTTTCTTATATTTCATAAAAAAACAGATTGTTTATAAAGAGGATATGATAGGTCAAGCACGAAAATTTGTACCTATTCTTATTGGAATTATGACATGGGCATTTTGTACTTATTTAATTTTAAAAGGTTTAAAACAATTATTTAATGTTGGATTCTTTACCGCAGCTGGAGTTAGTTTAATTTTGGCTATTATTGGATATTTATATACTAACAAAAGTATAGAAAGTAATTTAGAAAATTTATCTAATGACAGAGCTAGTGTTAATAAATTATTTACTCCAGCTCTTATTTTTGGTGCAGCATTACTATCATTTGCTCATGGTGCAAACGATGTATCTAATGCAATAGGACCACTAGCAGCTATTAATGATGCTATTTTACATGATGGTGCTAGCATAAATGCTTCTGTACCATTTTGGATTATGCTTGTTGGTGCAATTGGTCTTGCTATTGGTTTGATATTATATGGACCAAGACTTATTAAAACTGTTGGTAGTGAAATTACTGAACTTGATCAAATGAGAGCATTCTCTGTTGCAATGGCTACAGCTGTTACAGTTATTCTTGCAAGTCAACTTGGATTACCTGTTTCTTCTACACATATTGCAATTGGTGGAGTATTTGGTGTAGGTTTCTTAAGAGAAGCATTGGATAGAACTGAAAAAAATTATGTTCAAGATATTAGAGAAAAGTTTAAAAAACATAAAAAAGAACTTGAAAAGAATCAAGCAGATTTAGCTAAACTGGAAGCTGTTAAAGATAAAAATAAAGCAACATACATAAAAATTGTTGATTTATTTAAAAAAATCGATGAAATTGAAGCTCAAGTAAAACAGGAGAAAAAAGATTTCAAAGAGGCAAAAGGTGCCAAATATGTAAAAAGAGAAGCTGTTAAAAAAATTATTGCAGCTTGGTTAATTACTGTGCCTGCTTCAGCTTTAATAGCAGCAGGAATTTATTATATGATAAAAGGAATTGTAGCAGTTTAA